The Vicia villosa cultivar HV-30 ecotype Madison, WI linkage group LG1, Vvil1.0, whole genome shotgun sequence genome includes a region encoding these proteins:
- the LOC131597816 gene encoding uncharacterized protein LOC131597816: MELVSSFFFTEFGSRWKARDLLFEFKDFGVIDEVVIPPKRDKFGRRYGFVRFFNVEEEKLLGIKCDSTILEGRKMHANLPRFQRQVKDTAISFRNTGRGGKEVVKERKEGMVQVHSSKAWVDKRSFVDVVHNRSGMGVSGVVSTGLKTVFFAAAKKIKQIFYEEGLFSIRITLFGPNLCVLKDLVRGEVEALIEERRGWWENWFSSIRPWAPNDVDTERLTCLRIYGIPCNVWGEGFFKLVTETVGTFIKCEESTETRFRMDDARVCIKTGRRELINVSVKAVIDGVQFLISLREAYSSFNEMTKVQKVVGRSWFGF; this comes from the coding sequence ATGGAGCTGGTATCTTCGTTTTTCTTCACGGAGTTCGGGAGTAGATGGAAGGCAAGGGATCTGTTATTTGAGTTCAAGGACTTTGGGGTCATTGATGAAGTTGTTATCCCACCTAAAAGGGATAAGTTTGGAAGGAGGTACGGTTTTGTACGTTTCTTCAACGTTGAGGAGGAGAAGTTGCTGGGTATCAAGTGTGATAGTACGATTCTCGAAGGGAGAAAAATGCATGCGAATCTTCCAAGATTTCAGCGTCAAGTCAAGGATACGGCGATTTCGTTTCGGAATACAGGCAGGGGAGGGAAAGAGGTTGTTAAGGAAAGGAAGGAGGGAATGGTGCAAGTTCATAGCTCTAAGGCTTGGGTGGATAAGAGATCCTTTGTGGACGTCGTTCACAACCGTTCAGGGATGGGTGTAAGTGGTGTTGTGTCAACGGGGCTTAAGACTGTCTTCTTTGCGGCTGCTAAGAAGATTAAACAGATTTTCTATGAAGAAGGCCTTTTCTCCATCAGGATCACTCTGTTTGGCCCTAACCTATGTGTTCTCAAAGATCTGGTGCGTGGTGAAGTGGAAGCTCTGATCGAGGAGCGAAGAGGGTGGTGGGAGAACTGGTTTTCATCTATCAGACCTTGGGCTCCTAACGATGTTGACACAGAGAGACTAACATGCTTGAGAATATATGGCATTCCTTGTAATGTTTGGGGTGAAGGTTTTTTCAAGCTGGTTACGGAAACAGTTGGAACCTTTATCAAATGTGAAGAGTCGACGGAGACACGATTCAGAATGGATGATGCGAGAGTTTGTATTAAGACAGGGAGAAGGGAGTTGATCAATGTTTCAGTTAAGGCTGTTATTGATGGCGTCCAATTTCTGATAAGTTTAAGAGAAGCCTATTCTTCGTTCAACGAGATGACGAAGGTGCAAAAGGTGGTCGGAAGAAGCTGGTTCGGATTCTAA
- the LOC131645037 gene encoding probable leucine-rich repeat receptor-like serine/threonine-protein kinase At3g14840 yields the protein MGIFSQFLFLSLMAFWFISLAAYGTKTIHPDEKKALEDIAKSIGKKDWNFDIDPCSNKPNWVTPTIPHVYDNNVTCDCAIAGDNFCHVIWISLKGQNLQGTLPPALSRLRYLQMIDFARNNLNGTIPKEWGVLTNIRKFALLSNRLTGPIPAEIANISSLQLLEVHNNQLSGNLPSELGNLPEIQIMRFSSNNFTGELPLTFGKLTKLLEFRIDDNQFTGKIPDYVQNWTNINNLMMQGSGLSAPIPSGISLLKNLTDLRISDLNGSEYAPLPQLNNHTLLKTLILRNCNINGTLPEYFGTMTKLQLLDLSFNKLSGTIPRSYADMSGVNYIFLTGNLLTGQVPAFTKKTNLDVDLSYNNITISKGSQKENVNLFSTSDLSFTCPKPSKSLFINCGGSQEIVDGKTYEDDSGLGGPARFHAYPTGNWAFSTTGVLPGSKTVGESYSPHNISKLTMVDSKLYTRARVSPISLTYYGYCLQKGSYTVNLHFAEIMIPDDQTYASLGRRVFDIYLQGKLVQKDFNIAKEAGGVGSKIVKQFNNIVVSSNTLEIRLYWAGKGTQNLPINSVYGPLISAISVESSGA from the exons ATGGgtattttctctcaatttttatttctttCACTCATGGCCTTTTGGTTCATATCTCTTGCAGCTTATGGAACTAAAACTATTCACCCTGATGAAA AGAAAGCTCTTGAAGATATAGCTAAGTCAATTGGTAAGAAGGATTGGAACTTCGATATTGATCCATGCAGCAACAAACCTAATTGGGTTACGCCTACTATCCCTCATGTTTATGATAACAATGTCACTTGTGATTGCGCTATAGCCGGTGATAATTTTTGCCATGTTATTTGGAT AAGTTTGAAAGGACAAAATCTCCAAGGCACTCTTCCACCTGCACTGAGCAGATTACGTTACCTACAAATGAT CGACTTCGCTCGCAATAACTTGAATGGTACAATTCCTAAAGAATGGGGCGTCTTGACGAATATTCGTAAATT TGCTCTCCTCAGCAATCGGTTAACTGGTCCAATACCGGCGGAGATCGCAAACATATCTAGTCTCCAACTTTT GGAGGTACATAACAATCAATTGTCTGGAAATCTACCTTCTGAGCTTGGCAATCTACCCGAAATTCAAATAAT GCGATTTTCCTCGAATAATTttactggagaactacctcttacATTCGGCAAGCTCACTAAATTGCTAGAGTT CCGAATTGATGATAACCAATTCACTGGAAAGATACCAGATTATGTTCAGAACTGGACAAATATTAATAACTT AATGATGCAAGGAAGTGGATTAAGCGCGCCGATTCCTTCTGgaatttcacttttgaaaaaCTTAACTGACTT GAGAATTAGTGATTTGAATGGATCTGAATATGCTCCTTTGCCACAACTAAATAATCACACATTGTTAAAAACATT AATTCTGAGGAATTGCAACATCAATGGAACACTACCCGAATATTTTGGGACTATGACAAAATTACAACTCTT AGACCTCAGCTTTAACAAATTAAGTGGAACAATTCCGAGGAGCTATGCTGACATGAGCGGCGTGAATTACAT ATTTTTAACTGGAAACCTTCTCACTGGACAAGTGCCTGCTTTCACAAAGAAAACTAACTTGGACGT AGATCTTTCATACAATAACATCACCATCAGCAAAGGGAGTCAAAAGGAAAATGT GAACTTATTTTCTACCTCGGATTTGAGCTTTACATGTCCCAAGC CGTCAAAATCACTTTTTATAAACTGTGGTGGAAGTCAAGAAATAGTTGATGGAAAAACTTACGAAGATGATTCAGGCTTAGGTGGACCAGCGAGATTCCACGCATATCCTACAGGAAATTGGGCATTTAGCACCACTGGTGTACTCCCTGGAAGTAAAACTGTTGGAGAATCTTATTCTCCACACAATATCTCTAAACTTACTATGGTAGATTCCAAATTATACACGCGTGCACGTGTTTCTCCTATTTCTTTGACTTATTATGGATATTGTCTACAAAAGGGTAGTTACACAGTGAATCTACATTTTGCGGAAATAATGATCCCGGATGATCAAACTTATGCTAGTTTGGGAAGGCGCGTTTTTGATATATACCTTCAG GGAAAGTTAGTGCAAAAGGACTTTAATATTGCAAAAGAAGCAGGAGGAGTTGGAAGTAAAATAGTAAAGCAATTCAATAATATTGTTGTTAGTAGTAATACTCTAGAGATTCGCTTGTATTGGGCTGGTAAAGGGACACAGAATCTCCCAATTAATTCTGTATATGGTCCTCTCATATCTGCTATATCAGTGGAATCATCAGGTGCGTAA